In one Candidatus Oleimmundimicrobium sp. genomic region, the following are encoded:
- a CDS encoding DUF4870 domain-containing protein, producing MEQGPVTPSPQTSSTGMDPKVAALLSYLFGWVSGLIFFLIEKEDKYVRFHAMQSILLSVACIVIMIALNIILGILMFVADIFGIFFAIVSPLFSLAFFVLWIMLMVKAYQGEKWKLPIIGDMAEKYA from the coding sequence ATGGAACAAGGACCAGTTACTCCTTCTCCACAGACTTCGAGTACGGGGATGGACCCAAAGGTGGCGGCTTTGCTTTCATATCTTTTTGGTTGGGTTAGTGGGCTCATATTCTTTCTTATCGAGAAGGAAGACAAGTATGTTCGGTTCCACGCTATGCAGTCTATACTTCTCAGCGTAGCATGTATTGTGATTATGATTGCCTTAAATATTATTCTTGGAATTCTTATGTTTGTTGCTGACATTTTTGGGATATTTTTTGCAATTGTAAGTCCTTTGTTTAGTTTGGCCTTTTTTGTACTTTGGATTATGCTTATGGTTAAAGCTTATCAGGGCGAGAAGTGGAAACTTCCCATTATTGGTGATATGGCTGAGAAATATGCCTAA